From Panicum hallii strain FIL2 chromosome 2, PHallii_v3.1, whole genome shotgun sequence, a single genomic window includes:
- the LOC112881675 gene encoding nitrile-specifier protein 5 isoform X1, whose product MAGAWVKLEQKGTGPGARSSHAITLVGDTAYAFGGEFTPRVPVDNTMYAFDLKTQTWSPLDATGDVPPPRVGVTMAAVGGTVYMFGGRDQEHKELNELYSFDTSTGTWAPLSSGADGPPHRSYHSMVADAVGGWVYVFGGCGDAGRLNDLWGYDVAAGRWEQLPSPGEACRPRGGAGLAVAGGKLWVVYGFGGEELDDVHCYDTATGQWSAVETTGDKPSPRSVFCATGIGGHIVVFGGEVDPSDLGHLGAGKFSAEAFALDTGTSAWTRLDDATGAENHPGPRGWCAFAAGEKDGRRGLLVYGGNSPTNDRLDDIYFFAPVLEAAC is encoded by the exons ATGGCTGGCGCCTGGGTAAAG CTGGAGCAGAAGGGAACCGGGCCAGGAGCAAGAAGCTCCCACGCCATCACCCTCGTCGGCGACACGGCCTACGCATTCGGCGGCGAGTTCACCCCACGCGTGCCGGTGGACAACACAATGTACGCCTTCGACCTCAAGACCCAGACATGGTCACCCCTCGACGCCACGGGCGACGTGCCACCGCCGCGCGTCGGCGTGACCATGGCGGCCGTCGGCGGCACGGTGTACATGTTCGGCGGGCGCGACCAGGAGCACAAGGAGCTCAACGAGCTCTACTCCTTCGACACGTCGACAGGCACGTGGGCCCCCCTGTCCTCCGGCGCCGACGGCCCGCCGCACCGGAGCTACCATTCCATGGTGGCTGACGCTGTTGGCGGCTGGGTGTACGTCTTCGGTGGGTGTGGCGATGCCGGCCGCCTGAACGACCTGTGGGGATACGACGTGGCCGCCGGGCGGTGGGAGCAGCTGCCGTCGCCTGGGGAGGCTTGTCGCCCCCGTGGCGGGGCCGGGCTGGCCGTTGCCGGTGGGAAACTGTGGGTGGTGTATGGCTtcggcggggaggagctcgaCGACGTGCACTGCTACGACACGGCCACAGGCCAGTGGTCCGCGGTCGAGACCACCGGCGACAAGCCGAGCCCCCGGAGCGTGTTCTGCGCCACCGGGATCGGGGGGCACATTGTCGTGttcggcggcgaggtggaccCCAGCGACCTGGGCCACCTCGGCGCCGGCAAGTTCTCGGCCGAGGCGTTCGCCCTGGACACGGGGACCAGCGCGTGGACACGCCTGGACGACGCCACCGGGGCCGAGAACCACCCGGGGCCTCGCGGGTGGTGCGCGTTCGCGGCAGGGGAGAAGGACGGCCGGCGAGGGCTGCTGGTGTACGGCGGGAACTCGCCGACGAACGACCGGCTCGATGACATCTACTTCTTCGCGCCTGTTCTGGAGGCCGCGTGCTAG
- the LOC112881675 gene encoding nitrile-specifier protein 5 isoform X2, which yields MYAFDLKTQTWSPLDATGDVPPPRVGVTMAAVGGTVYMFGGRDQEHKELNELYSFDTSTGTWAPLSSGADGPPHRSYHSMVADAVGGWVYVFGGCGDAGRLNDLWGYDVAAGRWEQLPSPGEACRPRGGAGLAVAGGKLWVVYGFGGEELDDVHCYDTATGQWSAVETTGDKPSPRSVFCATGIGGHIVVFGGEVDPSDLGHLGAGKFSAEAFALDTGTSAWTRLDDATGAENHPGPRGWCAFAAGEKDGRRGLLVYGGNSPTNDRLDDIYFFAPVLEAAC from the coding sequence ATGTACGCCTTCGACCTCAAGACCCAGACATGGTCACCCCTCGACGCCACGGGCGACGTGCCACCGCCGCGCGTCGGCGTGACCATGGCGGCCGTCGGCGGCACGGTGTACATGTTCGGCGGGCGCGACCAGGAGCACAAGGAGCTCAACGAGCTCTACTCCTTCGACACGTCGACAGGCACGTGGGCCCCCCTGTCCTCCGGCGCCGACGGCCCGCCGCACCGGAGCTACCATTCCATGGTGGCTGACGCTGTTGGCGGCTGGGTGTACGTCTTCGGTGGGTGTGGCGATGCCGGCCGCCTGAACGACCTGTGGGGATACGACGTGGCCGCCGGGCGGTGGGAGCAGCTGCCGTCGCCTGGGGAGGCTTGTCGCCCCCGTGGCGGGGCCGGGCTGGCCGTTGCCGGTGGGAAACTGTGGGTGGTGTATGGCTtcggcggggaggagctcgaCGACGTGCACTGCTACGACACGGCCACAGGCCAGTGGTCCGCGGTCGAGACCACCGGCGACAAGCCGAGCCCCCGGAGCGTGTTCTGCGCCACCGGGATCGGGGGGCACATTGTCGTGttcggcggcgaggtggaccCCAGCGACCTGGGCCACCTCGGCGCCGGCAAGTTCTCGGCCGAGGCGTTCGCCCTGGACACGGGGACCAGCGCGTGGACACGCCTGGACGACGCCACCGGGGCCGAGAACCACCCGGGGCCTCGCGGGTGGTGCGCGTTCGCGGCAGGGGAGAAGGACGGCCGGCGAGGGCTGCTGGTGTACGGCGGGAACTCGCCGACGAACGACCGGCTCGATGACATCTACTTCTTCGCGCCTGTTCTGGAGGCCGCGTGCTAG